One stretch of Dissulfurimicrobium hydrothermale DNA includes these proteins:
- a CDS encoding winged helix-turn-helix domain-containing protein, translating into MRILVVEDDEKISSFVASGLKQAGFAVDQAQDGDEGLHLALTEPYDAAVIDIMLPNLDGLSLIEEMRHRGVNTPVIILSAKRSVEDRIKGLETGSDDYLIKPFSFSELLARVQALIRRHTRSPKPATLTVGDLSMNILTREVKRGEVKIELQPKEFSLLEYLMRNAGRVVSKTMILEHVWDYNFDPQTNVVDVMVWRLRNKVDKDFEKKLIHTIRGVGYVLKNS; encoded by the coding sequence ATGAGAATACTGGTTGTTGAAGACGACGAGAAGATCAGCTCTTTTGTAGCATCCGGCCTGAAACAGGCTGGTTTCGCAGTGGACCAGGCGCAAGACGGCGATGAAGGCCTCCATTTGGCGTTGACCGAACCGTACGACGCAGCTGTAATAGACATAATGCTGCCCAACCTTGACGGCCTGTCTCTTATCGAAGAGATGAGACATAGGGGCGTCAACACACCAGTTATAATATTAAGCGCCAAACGATCAGTTGAAGACAGGATTAAAGGGCTTGAGACAGGCAGCGACGATTACCTCATCAAACCATTTTCATTCTCTGAACTCCTTGCCCGCGTACAGGCCCTTATCCGTAGGCATACAAGGTCACCAAAACCTGCTACCCTCACCGTTGGTGACCTCTCTATGAATATACTCACTCGTGAGGTAAAAAGGGGGGAAGTAAAGATAGAACTTCAACCCAAAGAATTTTCGCTCCTTGAATATCTAATGCGCAATGCGGGCAGGGTCGTCTCGAAGACCATGATACTCGAACACGTGTGGGACTACAATTTCGACCCACAGACAAACGTGGTTGACGTAATGGTCTGGAGACTCAGAAACAAAGTGGACAAAGACTTTGAGAAAAAATTGATCCATACCATTCGCGGCGTAGGTTATGTCCTTAAAAATTCCTGA
- the cobJ gene encoding precorrin-3B C(17)-methyltransferase, with product MEGSYSGGGRSRLYVVGTGPGGLEHVTPAAMDAISKADVVIGYKTYLELIPALLTGKEVISSEMMKEVERCRKALDLAGNGKTVALVSGGDPGIYAMAGLVFELARADGLDVDIRVIPGIAALNACASRLGAPIMHDFAAISLSDLLTPWEVIEMRLKAAASADMVIVLYNPRSKRREGHIMRARDIILEYRPPETPVGIVMAATRDEESVTITDLDAMCNAAINMQTTVIIGNSLTFVWNNRMITPRGYQNKYLL from the coding sequence ATGGAAGGAAGTTACAGTGGCGGTGGCCGAAGCAGACTTTACGTGGTAGGAACAGGTCCAGGAGGGCTTGAGCACGTCACCCCGGCGGCGATGGATGCAATCAGCAAGGCAGACGTGGTCATCGGATACAAGACCTATCTCGAACTCATACCTGCCCTGCTTACGGGCAAGGAAGTCATCTCCTCAGAGATGATGAAAGAGGTCGAGCGCTGCAGAAAGGCGCTTGATCTCGCGGGAAACGGGAAGACCGTGGCCCTTGTCTCGGGCGGAGACCCCGGGATATATGCCATGGCCGGTCTTGTATTCGAACTGGCAAGGGCAGATGGTTTGGATGTGGATATCCGGGTCATTCCGGGGATTGCTGCTTTAAATGCCTGCGCCTCAAGGCTTGGCGCCCCGATCATGCACGACTTTGCAGCCATAAGCCTTTCGGATCTCCTTACCCCATGGGAGGTCATAGAGATGCGGCTCAAGGCCGCTGCATCCGCTGACATGGTGATAGTACTCTACAACCCCAGATCCAAACGCAGGGAAGGACACATCATGAGGGCCAGGGACATCATCCTTGAATACCGTCCGCCCGAAACCCCTGTTGGCATAGTCATGGCAGCCACAAGGGACGAAGAGTCAGTGACCATCACAGACCTTGACGCCATGTGCAATGCAGCAATCAACATGCAGACAACGGTTATCATAGGTAACTCCTTGACCTTTGTCTGGAACAACCGTATGATCACCCCACGAGGTTATCAAAACAAATACCTGCTATGA
- the cobI gene encoding precorrin-2 C(20)-methyltransferase: MTGKFFVVGVGPGDPGLMTLKALDVLKQSPVWLAPKGRENGGSVALSIIERLVSREGKEVLDVHFPMKKVRKGLGDKDMVMAWREAANAISARLLQGKDVAFPTMGDPGIYSTGFYVCETLMDLMPDFNVTIIPGVSSISAGAASATIPLCLGDEQMVVIPATFEDIRIRDALLTFDTIVLMKVHNVMDKITAILDELGLTKRAVLIERSSLEDERVIRDIKSSSIGPLHYFSTIIVRKATGTGVRR, from the coding sequence ATGACCGGAAAATTCTTTGTTGTAGGCGTAGGACCGGGGGATCCAGGGCTTATGACACTAAAGGCCTTGGATGTCTTAAAACAATCTCCCGTCTGGCTTGCGCCAAAGGGGAGAGAAAATGGCGGAAGCGTGGCCCTTTCCATCATTGAACGCCTGGTCTCAAGGGAAGGTAAGGAGGTCCTTGATGTCCACTTCCCCATGAAAAAGGTCAGAAAAGGCCTTGGGGACAAAGACATGGTCATGGCCTGGCGGGAGGCGGCAAATGCCATATCAGCAAGGCTCTTACAGGGCAAAGACGTAGCCTTCCCGACAATGGGCGATCCAGGCATATACAGCACTGGTTTCTATGTCTGCGAGACCCTGATGGATCTCATGCCAGATTTTAATGTCACAATCATCCCCGGGGTATCATCCATAAGCGCGGGTGCGGCCTCTGCAACCATCCCTTTGTGTCTTGGAGATGAACAGATGGTCGTCATCCCTGCGACATTTGAAGACATACGCATAAGAGACGCCCTTTTGACCTTTGATACGATAGTCCTTATGAAGGTGCATAACGTAATGGATAAAATCACAGCTATCCTGGATGAGCTCGGCCTGACCAAAAGGGCCGTACTTATTGAGCGCTCAAGTCTTGAGGACGAAAGGGTCATTCGTGACATAAAGTCCTCATCCATTGGGCCGCTTCACTACTTTTCCACCATTATTGTAAGAAAGGCAACTGGAACAGGGGTTCGGCGATGA
- a CDS encoding cobalt-precorrin 5A hydrolase: MNVAILALTDRTKGLAKRIADDLSKTGRAEVIPEPSPVRETVGRIWTDYDGFVFIMATGIVVRAIAPHLKDKKKDPCVVVVDEVGRFAISLLSGHIGGGNDLARRVAESIGAEAVITTASDILGLAAVDLWAKGLDLAVEDGKALTRVSARLVNKGSVSIYSEVRLPALPPGLVKTDAPDTADIVVSNRIWSFKGPLFLRPRNLVVGIGCNRGTSMEKIAHAVNKTFKINGLSPLSIRNLASIDIKKDEDGLMKYARMLGVDVEFYSKNLLSKIPIRESSMIVMEATGVGGVCEPAAILSAGTKRLLVEKTKWKEVTVAVAEADFTW, translated from the coding sequence ATGAATGTAGCGATTCTTGCCCTTACAGACAGGACGAAAGGGCTTGCAAAGAGGATCGCCGATGATCTTTCCAAGACCGGCAGGGCCGAGGTGATCCCTGAGCCCAGCCCTGTCCGTGAGACAGTCGGACGCATATGGACGGATTACGACGGTTTTGTCTTCATCATGGCGACCGGCATTGTCGTAAGGGCCATAGCACCTCATCTTAAGGACAAGAAAAAAGATCCTTGTGTAGTGGTGGTGGACGAGGTAGGGAGATTCGCCATAAGCCTGCTTTCAGGACACATAGGCGGCGGAAACGACCTTGCAAGGCGTGTTGCAGAGAGCATAGGCGCCGAGGCCGTGATAACCACTGCATCGGACATCCTAGGTCTGGCCGCCGTTGATCTCTGGGCAAAAGGGCTTGATCTTGCGGTGGAAGACGGAAAGGCGCTCACCCGTGTAAGCGCCAGGCTTGTAAATAAGGGCTCGGTCAGCATATATTCAGAGGTCAGGCTCCCCGCCCTTCCGCCAGGACTTGTAAAGACTGATGCGCCGGATACAGCCGATATTGTTGTATCGAACCGTATATGGTCTTTTAAAGGTCCGCTGTTCCTCAGGCCGAGGAACCTTGTCGTAGGAATCGGGTGCAACCGGGGCACATCAATGGAAAAAATCGCCCACGCTGTAAACAAAACATTTAAAATTAATGGCCTTTCCCCCCTTTCCATTCGCAATCTCGCCTCAATCGACATAAAAAAGGATGAAGACGGGCTGATGAAATATGCAAGGATGCTCGGCGTAGACGTCGAATTTTATTCAAAAAACCTCCTCAGCAAAATTCCGATCAGGGAGTCTTCAATGATCGTTATGGAGGCCACAGGTGTAGGCGGGGTATGTGAGCCCGCGGCCATACTGAGCGCCGGGACAAAAAGACTTTTAGTGGAGAAGACCAAATGGAAGGAAGTTACAGTGGCGGTGGCCGAAGCAGACTTTACGTGGTAG
- a CDS encoding lipid-A-disaccharide synthase N-terminal domain-containing protein, whose protein sequence is MTKKEILVLAIGFTGQFLFFMRFFIQWIYSERRKKSMIPTAFWYLSIAGSLVLLIYAILRRDIVFIAGQAFGILIYLRNLYFISKEKTHHT, encoded by the coding sequence TTGACAAAAAAAGAAATTTTAGTCCTTGCGATAGGATTTACCGGCCAGTTTCTGTTTTTTATGCGCTTTTTTATCCAGTGGATATATTCTGAAAGGCGCAAAAAGAGCATGATCCCAACGGCATTCTGGTATCTGAGCATCGCAGGAAGCCTGGTGCTGCTAATCTATGCAATTTTAAGGCGCGATATAGTCTTTATTGCAGGTCAGGCCTTCGGGATACTTATATATCTCAGAAATCTCTATTTCATCTCGAAGGAAAAGACGCATCATACATGA
- a CDS encoding (Fe-S)-binding protein: MEEFVKYTEPVLEAAACHVDKACYKAKIKTEKDLSPVMPYVNAEARVISFDPEGPVIIFRLGRYKVALRPYELAVATVPDLIEGREAVSSAVNYLNALWERRGAITPDNRERKRPQAFDIYKLLPKTNCRACGEASCLAFATKLALAELDIDSCIPLNEDTEAKERITKLVEGG; the protein is encoded by the coding sequence ATGGAAGAGTTTGTAAAATATACAGAACCCGTACTCGAAGCCGCGGCCTGTCATGTAGACAAGGCCTGCTACAAGGCAAAAATAAAGACAGAAAAAGACCTGTCGCCCGTCATGCCCTATGTGAACGCTGAGGCAAGGGTGATATCGTTTGACCCTGAAGGGCCGGTGATCATCTTCAGACTCGGCAGGTACAAAGTTGCTTTAAGGCCTTATGAACTGGCCGTTGCAACCGTACCTGACCTCATCGAAGGCAGAGAGGCTGTATCGAGTGCCGTAAATTACCTAAATGCCCTGTGGGAAAGGCGGGGGGCGATCACCCCTGACAATCGGGAACGTAAACGCCCTCAGGCGTTCGATATATACAAACTACTTCCAAAAACCAACTGCAGGGCCTGTGGAGAGGCATCATGTCTGGCGTTTGCAACAAAGCTCGCCCTCGCCGAACTCGATATTGACTCATGCATCCCTTTGAATGAAGACACCGAAGCCAAGGAGCGCATCACTAAACTGGTTGAAGGCGGTTGA
- a CDS encoding sensor histidine kinase has product MSLKIPEILKMPRAIGFRLTLWYSSIFLISSLIIFGIAYVLLTSAIEDDNRGIIEDELNEYNLAYKIEGWRGIIDKIRLEQAKDKASTFFVRIADAKNKTLFLNIPRPYNTLYNTLKDEIEKNIPQNKKGWLFIKLRLKSEGEEDTIETAYSRLADGTIIEVGRSLDAKEDLLEEFQIIFACIIASTVMLSLIGGGFLAFRTLRPIRDLISTVKTIGSGKISARVPSRNTGDELDELIRLFNEMLKKIETLVNGMKEALDNVAHDLRTPITRIRAVIETTLAADNDKERLREALMDCAEEAERISSMLNTLMDISEAETGTLRLRFEDSDVGRIIKDIAELYQYVAETKGISISVTAPKGLLARIDPNRFRQAIANLLDNAIKYTEKGGSVFINADKTETGKELIISVKDTGAGITQNDLPRIFDRLFRADKSRSQRGLGLGLSLVRAVIHAHRGRIEVKSTPEKGSTFIIFIPAGEGPIISGASGDLA; this is encoded by the coding sequence ATGTCCTTAAAAATTCCTGAGATATTGAAGATGCCGAGGGCGATAGGCTTCAGGCTGACCCTTTGGTATTCATCTATATTCCTCATCAGTTCACTCATAATATTCGGAATAGCCTACGTGCTCCTTACCTCTGCTATTGAAGACGACAACCGAGGTATTATCGAAGATGAACTCAACGAATACAACCTGGCATATAAAATCGAAGGCTGGAGGGGTATCATAGACAAGATCAGGCTCGAACAGGCCAAAGATAAGGCCTCGACCTTCTTTGTAAGGATAGCCGACGCAAAAAACAAAACCCTATTTTTAAACATACCAAGGCCGTACAACACACTTTACAACACACTTAAAGATGAAATTGAAAAAAATATCCCGCAAAATAAAAAGGGTTGGCTGTTTATAAAACTAAGACTGAAGAGCGAGGGCGAAGAAGACACCATCGAAACCGCCTACAGCCGCCTTGCCGACGGAACTATCATAGAGGTAGGGAGAAGCCTGGATGCTAAAGAAGATCTGCTCGAAGAATTCCAGATTATATTCGCCTGCATCATAGCCTCGACCGTCATGCTCAGCCTAATAGGCGGGGGTTTCCTTGCCTTCCGTACCCTGCGGCCCATCAGGGACCTAATCTCCACCGTAAAGACAATAGGCAGCGGAAAAATAAGCGCGAGGGTGCCGTCCCGCAATACAGGGGATGAATTGGACGAGCTTATCAGGCTCTTTAATGAGATGCTGAAGAAGATTGAGACCCTTGTAAACGGCATGAAAGAGGCCCTCGACAACGTAGCCCACGACCTTAGGACCCCCATCACTCGCATCAGGGCCGTGATCGAGACTACACTGGCAGCTGACAACGACAAGGAAAGGCTACGTGAGGCCCTTATGGATTGCGCAGAGGAGGCGGAGCGCATATCCTCCATGCTCAACACCCTCATGGACATCTCGGAGGCCGAGACAGGGACGTTAAGGCTCAGATTCGAGGATTCAGATGTTGGCCGCATCATAAAAGACATAGCTGAACTCTATCAGTACGTAGCGGAAACCAAGGGTATAAGCATATCGGTGACGGCACCTAAGGGTCTGCTGGCTCGGATCGATCCAAATCGGTTCCGCCAAGCCATAGCCAATCTGCTCGACAATGCGATCAAATACACAGAAAAGGGCGGGAGTGTCTTCATAAACGCTGACAAGACTGAAACAGGAAAGGAGCTCATCATCTCCGTCAAAGACACAGGTGCCGGAATAACTCAGAATGACTTGCCGAGGATATTCGACCGCCTATTCCGTGCGGATAAAAGCCGTTCACAAAGAGGTCTAGGGTTGGGTCTCAGCCTTGTGAGGGCGGTGATTCATGCCCACAGGGGAAGAATCGAGGTCAAAAGCACGCCCGAAAAGGGATCAACTTTCATTATATTCATACCGGCTGGAGAAGGCCCTATCATATCTGGCGCTTCAGGGGATCTCGCTTGA
- the cobM gene encoding precorrin-4 C(11)-methyltransferase, whose protein sequence is MKPVSFVGAGPGDPELITLKGRRLLDEADVVIYTGSLVPTALIQDIKAEAHDSSGLTLDETTAIMARAWREGKRIVRLHTGDPAIYGAIQEQMDALKDLGIPFDVIPGVSSVTAAAAALKTELTIPGISQTVIITRRKGRTPVPEGEGLKSLAGHQATMMILLSAGMIDEVVHDLIDGGYPNDTPVAVIEKATWPEERIIRGRLSTISGLARDAGVEKTAVIAVGKVFGEKESYEKSRLYAKDFTHGYRK, encoded by the coding sequence ATGAAACCGGTCTCTTTTGTAGGGGCGGGCCCAGGCGACCCCGAGCTCATCACATTAAAGGGCAGGAGGCTGCTCGATGAGGCAGATGTGGTGATCTATACAGGAAGCCTCGTGCCAACGGCCCTGATTCAGGACATAAAGGCCGAGGCCCATGACTCTTCAGGGCTTACACTCGATGAGACAACAGCAATCATGGCCAGGGCATGGAGAGAAGGAAAGAGGATTGTGCGCCTGCACACAGGGGACCCTGCCATCTACGGGGCCATACAGGAGCAGATGGACGCGCTCAAAGACCTTGGCATCCCGTTTGATGTCATACCTGGTGTCAGCTCTGTGACCGCGGCGGCTGCGGCGTTAAAGACCGAGCTTACAATCCCAGGCATCTCACAGACCGTCATCATTACAAGACGCAAAGGCCGCACCCCTGTGCCCGAAGGCGAGGGGCTTAAATCGCTCGCCGGGCATCAGGCCACCATGATGATCCTCCTGAGCGCCGGCATGATAGACGAGGTCGTGCATGATCTGATAGACGGCGGATATCCGAACGATACGCCTGTCGCAGTGATAGAGAAGGCGACATGGCCTGAAGAGAGGATAATAAGGGGCAGGCTCTCCACCATATCAGGGCTGGCAAGGGATGCAGGGGTTGAAAAGACCGCCGTCATAGCCGTTGGCAAGGTTTTTGGAGAAAAAGAAAGTTACGAAAAATCGAGGCTTTATGCAAAAGACTTCACACATGGGTATAGGAAATGA